Within the Saccharomonospora amisosensis genome, the region CCCCAGCAGGGCACGAGCGGTCGCGGCTACCAGCAACCCTCGACGCAGCGTGGGCAGGGCAGCCTGCCGGGCAGGGCGTTCCCGGTGAGCGACGACCCCTCCGACGACGACGTGGACGTCCCACCCTTCATGCGCCGCTGAACCGGCCGAGTCCAGCCGAGAGCCAGGGAGGGCCCTCGGCGTGGTACTAGTGGGTCAGCACGATGAAGGGGTTCTCGGTTGCGCATCAGGCGGATCGTCACGACCAGGGAAGGCGGCGTCTCCAAGCCGCCGTTCGACTCGTTCAACCTCGGCGACCACGTCGGTGACGATCCCGGCGCCGTCGCCGCGAACCGGCGACGCCTCGCAGCCGAACTCGGGCTGTCCCAGCGGAATCTCGCCTGGATGGAGCAGGTCCACGGCCGCAAGGCGACGATCGTCGACGGTAGCGAGCAGGCCCCGGCCGAGGCGACCGACGCGCTCGTGACCGACCGTCCTGGCGTCGCCTTGGTAGCGCTGGTCGCCGACTGCGTGCCGGTGCTGCTCGGTGACCCGGTGGCCGGTGTGGTGGCCGCCGTGCACGCGGGCAGGGTGGGCGCCAGGGTCGGGGTGGTCCCGTCGGCGATCGAGGCGATGCGTTCGGTCGGCGCAGAGCCGCACCGGATGGAGGCGCTGCTCGGCCCCGCCGTCTGCGGTGCGTGCTACGAAGTGCCACAGGAAATGGTCGACGACGTGGAGGCGCACCTGCCCGGTAGCGCCTGCCGCAGCCGTAGCGGGACACCCGCACTTGACCTGCGTGCCGGCCTGTGGCGGCAGCTCGCCGACCTCGGGGTCGGCAGGATCGGCGTTGACCCGAGGTGCACTGTCGAGGACCCGACCCTGTTCAGCCACCGCAGGCAGCAGCCGACGGGCAGGCTGGCCGCGATCACGTGGTTCGAGGAGTGACGGTGCGGCGCGAGGCTGAACTCGCCGATGCGCTGGCCGCCGTCCGTGACCGCATCGCCAGGGCCTGCGCGGCGGCGAACCGGTCACCCGATGAGGTGCGATTGCTGGCCGTCACCAAGACCTTTCCCGCGTCCGACGCCGCGCTGCTCGCCGACCTCGGCGTCACCGACCTCGCAGAGAACCGCGACCAGGAGGCGGCCGCGAAGGCGCGTGAGGTGGCGCGGCTGCGCCCCGGCGCCGCGATCCGCTGGCACATGGTCGGGCGGTTGCAGCGCAACAAGGCTCGCTCCGTCGCGCGGTGGGCCCAGGAGGTGCAGTCGGTGGACTCACCGCGCCTGGTGGACGCGCTCGCGCGCGCGGTGAGGGCGGCACTGGACGCAGGCGAGGCGGACCAGCCCCTCGATGTGTTGCTCCAAGCCAGCCTTGACGACGATCCTGCGCGCGGTGGATGCCCGCTCGAAGAGCTTGATGAGCTCGCCGACCGCGTCACCCACAACAGTGAGATTCTGCACTTGCGCGGTCTCATGGCCGTCGCGCCGCTCGGCGCCGATCCGGCGCCCGCGTTCGAGCGGCTCGCGCATGCCGCTGAGCGTCTCCGTACCGACCACCCACAGGCCACGGAGCTGTCCGCGGGAATGAGCGCGGATCTCGAGGCCGCGATCGCGCATGGCTCGACCTGTGTGCGTGTCGGAACCGCGCTGCTCGGGCGTCGCGGTCTAGCCTCGCCGTAGAAAGGTTCACCACGAGGACTTTCGTCGGTGAGACCGAGCGTCAACGGTGGGGACCGCTATCGCGGAGGGCGAGGGAGTGGCATGAGCGCGCTGCAGAAGCTGAAGGCCTACTTCGGAATGGTCCCTGCCGACTACGACTACGACTACGACTACGACGACCGGCGCGGCTACTCCGACGACGACTACGACGGCTACGGCGAGCGGCCCTACAAGGAGACGCCGCCACGCAGGCCACGCCCGCGCTACCACGTCATGGACGAGTTCGACGACCCGGAGCCGCCGCCCGCGCGCACCCGTCGCCGGGTGGAGGCCTCCGAACCGCCCGTGCACGGCTCGCTGGCGGTCGATCGTCAGCCCGATCCGGTGGCCAGGCTGCGGCCGGCAGCCGAGCCCGCCCGGCAACCGGCGCGCGACCCGCTGAGCCGCATCATCACGCTGCACCCGACCAGCTACGTCGAGGCGCGGGAGATCGGCGAGGCCTACCGGGACGGCACCCCGGTGATCATCAATCTGACGGAGATGGCGAACGCCGACGCCAAGCGGCTCGTCGACTTCGCAGCGGGCCTGGCCTTCGCGCTGCGCGGATCGATGGACAAGGTCACCAACAAGGTGTTCTTGCTCTCACCCCCCGACGTGGATGTGACCGCGGAGGACCGCAGACGCATCGCCGAGGGCGGCTTGTTCCTACGGCACTGATCCCCCGTCCGGACGTGTGGCAGAGTGGAGCTGTGGAAGCGGTCCGCTTGATCCTGTATTGGCTGCTCTTCGCCTTCTGGCTGCTGCTGATGGCGCGCATCGTGGTGGAGCTCGTCAGAGCGTTCGCCCGCGACTGGCGTCCGGCGGGTGGAGTTGCGGTGACGCTCGAGACCATCTACACAGTGACCGACCCACCCGTTCGACTCGTCCGTCGGATTATTCCGATCATGCGGATCGGCGGCGTCGGGCTGGACCTATCGATTATGGTGCTGCTGTTGGTTGTGTTCATACTGATGCAACTGGCGTATCCCGGGTAACGGGGAATCGGGGATACGTCCGGCAGGCCATGGAGTGCGTGAGGTGATCTGATGTCGTTGACCCCTGCTGACGTGCATAACGTCGCGTTCAGCAAGCCTCCAATCGGCAAGCGGGGCTATAACGAGGACGAGGTGGACGCCTTCCTCGACCTGGTGGAGACCGAGCTTGCGCGGTTGATAGAGGACAATAACGAGCTGCGGCAGCAGGTCGAACAGCTCGATGCCGAGTTGGAATCGACTCGTAGCGAGCTGGAGTCCGCCAAGGCCGCGGGCGGTGCGCAGCAGCACATCCCTCGCGACGAGACGCCGTCGCGCAGGCTGGCGCCCGTGCCCCCGCCGACCTCGGCCATGGAGCAGACCCAGACCCACGGGTTCATGGGCGACAGTGGCGAGCCCAACGTGCAGGCCGCGAAGGTGCTGGGCCTGGCACAGGAGATGGCCGACCGGCTCACCGCCGAGGCCAAGACCGAGTCGGACAGCATGCTGGCCGAGGCGAGGACCAAGTCCGAGCAGTTGCTCTCCGATGCCAGGTCGAAGGCCGACTCCATGGTCAACGAGGCGCGCACCCGCGCGGAGACCATGCTCAACGACGCACGCACCAGGGCCGAGACGCTGGAGCGGCAGGCGCGCGAAAAGGCGACCAACATGGATCGCGAGGCGCAGCGCAAGTACACCGAGACGATGAACAACCTGAACACCGAGAAGAGCGCGCTCAACAAGAAGATCGAGGAGCTGCGCACGATCGAGCGCGAGTACCGCACCCGCCTGCGTGGGTTCCTCGAGTCACAGCTGCGCGAACTCGACGACAGGGGTTCCGCCGCGCCTGCCTCCGCCTCCTCCGGCTCCGGCCAGTCGAGCACGAGCGGCGGGAGCAGCACTGGCCAGGGCTACTCGTTCGGCCCCAGGGCCGAGGCAGGCTGAGGTCGGGCGCAGGCTGAGGCCGGTTGAGCCCTGTGTCCTCGGGTGGGCCGGTTGTCCGGTTGGTGTCACGCATCGATACGGTTCCGACACTCGCTGGAGGGTCGGAGCCGTTCCTGCTCGGTTTCGTGTTGTAATTCACCGTGCTCTACATCGTCCTCATCCTGGTACTGGCCGCGCTCGGCCTGGTGGTCACGGCACTCGTGACGGCCAACTCCCTCTGGGCGTGGATCTCGATCGGGTTGTCCGTGTTGGCGGGTGCGTTGCTGGTCTTCGACTGGTGGCGCAGGAGGTCGGCGGCAGGCACCAAACCAGGCTCGTCGGAGGCCACCGAAGCCGACGGTGAAGGCGGCGGCGAGCCCACCGCCTCGGAGACGGGTAGGGCGGAACCGGCCGCCGAATCGGCGGTGGCGTCGGGCCAGAACTCCGCGACCGATCCGAGCGCCACAACGACCGGCACGGCGCGGGCCCCACGCGCGGGCGCCGTGGAGGAGCGCGACGGCGATCCCGCCGAGGAGGAGACCGACGCCGCCGACCTGCTGGTGGTCTCCGAGCTGGACGCCGAGGTACTCGTCGTGGACGAACACCCGCGCTACCACCTCTCCGGATGCGACTGGTTGGAGGCAAGGGCCACCATCCCGATCGCCGTCAAGGAGGCCCGCGAGTTGGGCTTCACCCCGTGCGCGCTGTGCGGGCCGGACGCCACGCTCGCGTCCCGGCGCCGAGGCAAGCGCACCTTTCGCAAGTAGGACGGGTCCGGTCACGAACGGTTGCCCGCTACCCGTTAATCTGGACAGCACAAGGCGATGATCCGGCCATCACCGGGGAGCCTCCGGAAGAACGGGTGGAAACCTCAGTAGAACCGGACGGGAGCGGCCCGTCACAGCCGTCGAACGAGAGGTCCGCGCCTTGGGTGTGGGCAAGCGGGGTGGTACCGCGGAACGCGCGCGGAAGAGGCGCCGTGTCGTCCCCGTGTGGGCTCGCGCACGTGAGCCCGTGCGAGACAGCCGAACCGCGAGGAGCACACCGGATGTACCCCAAGGCTTCCTTCGGCGCGCAGCCCGCCGACCAGGTGCCCGCCCAGCCTTCGTTCCCGGCACTTGAGAAGGACGTGCTCGCCTACTGGGAGACCGACGGGACCTTCGCCGCCACCGTGGAGGCCCGCGAGCCGGGCACCAACGGAAGCAACGAGTACGTCTTCTACGACGGCCCACCCTTCGCCAACGGCCTGCCGCACTACGGGCACCTGCTGACCGGTTACGTCAAGGACATCGTGCCCCGCTACCAGACCATGCGCGGCAGGCGGGTCGAGCGTCGCTTCGGCTGGGACACCCATGGGCTTCCCGCCGAACTGGAGGCCGAGCGCCAGCTGGGGATCACCGACAAGTCGCAGATCGACGACATGGGTATCGCCGAGTTCAACCAGGCGTGCCGCGAATCGGTGCTGCGCTACACCGGCGAGTGGCGGGAGTACGTCACCCGGCAGGCCCGCTGGGTCGACTTCGACCACGACTACAAGACGCTCGACGTCACCTACATGGAGTCGGTGATCTGGGCGTTCAAGCAGCTGTG harbors:
- the pgeF gene encoding peptidoglycan editing factor PgeF is translated as MRIRRIVTTREGGVSKPPFDSFNLGDHVGDDPGAVAANRRRLAAELGLSQRNLAWMEQVHGRKATIVDGSEQAPAEATDALVTDRPGVALVALVADCVPVLLGDPVAGVVAAVHAGRVGARVGVVPSAIEAMRSVGAEPHRMEALLGPAVCGACYEVPQEMVDDVEAHLPGSACRSRSGTPALDLRAGLWRQLADLGVGRIGVDPRCTVEDPTLFSHRRQQPTGRLAAITWFEE
- a CDS encoding cell division protein SepF: MSALQKLKAYFGMVPADYDYDYDYDDRRGYSDDDYDGYGERPYKETPPRRPRPRYHVMDEFDDPEPPPARTRRRVEASEPPVHGSLAVDRQPDPVARLRPAAEPARQPARDPLSRIITLHPTSYVEAREIGEAYRDGTPVIINLTEMANADAKRLVDFAAGLAFALRGSMDKVTNKVFLLSPPDVDVTAEDRRRIAEGGLFLRH
- a CDS encoding DUF2207 domain-containing protein translates to MLYIVLILVLAALGLVVTALVTANSLWAWISIGLSVLAGALLVFDWWRRRSAAGTKPGSSEATEADGEGGGEPTASETGRAEPAAESAVASGQNSATDPSATTTGTARAPRAGAVEERDGDPAEEETDAADLLVVSELDAEVLVVDEHPRYHLSGCDWLEARATIPIAVKEARELGFTPCALCGPDATLASRRRGKRTFRK
- a CDS encoding YggS family pyridoxal phosphate-dependent enzyme, with amino-acid sequence MRREAELADALAAVRDRIARACAAANRSPDEVRLLAVTKTFPASDAALLADLGVTDLAENRDQEAAAKAREVARLRPGAAIRWHMVGRLQRNKARSVARWAQEVQSVDSPRLVDALARAVRAALDAGEADQPLDVLLQASLDDDPARGGCPLEELDELADRVTHNSEILHLRGLMAVAPLGADPAPAFERLAHAAERLRTDHPQATELSAGMSADLEAAIAHGSTCVRVGTALLGRRGLASP
- a CDS encoding YggT family protein, translated to MEAVRLILYWLLFAFWLLLMARIVVELVRAFARDWRPAGGVAVTLETIYTVTDPPVRLVRRIIPIMRIGGVGLDLSIMVLLLVVFILMQLAYPG
- the wag31 gene encoding DivIVA-like cell division protein Wag31, yielding MSLTPADVHNVAFSKPPIGKRGYNEDEVDAFLDLVETELARLIEDNNELRQQVEQLDAELESTRSELESAKAAGGAQQHIPRDETPSRRLAPVPPPTSAMEQTQTHGFMGDSGEPNVQAAKVLGLAQEMADRLTAEAKTESDSMLAEARTKSEQLLSDARSKADSMVNEARTRAETMLNDARTRAETLERQAREKATNMDREAQRKYTETMNNLNTEKSALNKKIEELRTIEREYRTRLRGFLESQLRELDDRGSAAPASASSGSGQSSTSGGSSTGQGYSFGPRAEAG